A stretch of Planctomycetota bacterium DNA encodes these proteins:
- the nusB gene encoding transcription antitermination factor NusB, with product MKQREFARRIALQALFQLDFRSEAFGPETVDFLRSSTKDPEVYFFARRLTEGAWAWRQDADLLIQQATEHWDVDRMAVLDRNILRLATWEIACCDDIPDRVAIDQAIELAKRFGSAESGSFVNGVLDHVFRIIQAKREADAAAAKETAGDPGKK from the coding sequence ATGAAGCAGCGAGAGTTTGCGCGCCGGATCGCCCTTCAGGCGCTTTTTCAATTGGATTTTCGCAGCGAGGCGTTCGGGCCCGAGACGGTCGATTTCCTCCGTTCGAGTACGAAGGACCCGGAGGTGTATTTCTTCGCCCGGCGTCTGACGGAGGGCGCCTGGGCCTGGCGCCAGGACGCCGACCTCCTCATCCAGCAGGCGACCGAGCACTGGGACGTCGACCGCATGGCCGTCCTGGACCGCAACATTCTGCGCCTGGCCACGTGGGAAATCGCGTGCTGCGACGACATTCCGGACCGCGTCGCCATCGACCAGGCGATCGAGTTGGCGAAGCGATTCGGCTCGGCCGAGTCCGGCTCGTTCGTCAACGGCGTCCTCGACCACGTCTTCAGGATCATCCAGGCCAAGCGCGAGGCCGACGCGGCCGCAGCGAAAGAAACGGCCGGCGACCCCGGCAAGAAGTGA
- the ftsY gene encoding signal recognition particle-docking protein FtsY encodes MVMKGWLAKLSQGLAKTRSRLADSLRDLFRAGRKIDAEFLEQLEETLILADIGVAATTRILNDLKARYHDREIQPGDDLVAILKTDLKETLGNADREVHFAPAGPTVVLVAGVNGSGKTTAVARLARLFLAQDKKVLLACCDTFRAAADEQLAVWATRVGVEMIRHQPGADPGAVAFDAAEAAVARGIDVLVVDTAGRLHTQDHLMRELGKIRRVLEKKIPGAPHEVLLVLDATTGQNAIAQAKEFRAAIDVTGVFLAKLDGTAKGGIVLEIKRELGIPVKFVGIGEKADDIAPFDPDTFVEALFGTGEE; translated from the coding sequence ATGGTGATGAAAGGGTGGCTGGCGAAACTCTCCCAGGGCCTGGCGAAGACGCGCTCCCGCCTTGCCGACAGCCTCCGGGACCTCTTTCGCGCCGGCCGAAAAATCGACGCCGAGTTCCTCGAACAACTCGAGGAGACGCTCATTCTGGCGGACATCGGCGTCGCCGCCACCACGCGCATCCTCAACGACCTGAAGGCACGCTACCACGACCGCGAGATCCAGCCGGGCGACGACCTCGTGGCCATCCTTAAGACCGATCTGAAGGAAACTCTCGGCAATGCCGACCGCGAGGTCCATTTCGCACCCGCCGGGCCGACCGTCGTCCTCGTCGCGGGCGTAAACGGCTCGGGGAAGACGACGGCGGTGGCGCGGCTCGCGCGCCTTTTCCTCGCGCAGGACAAGAAAGTGTTGCTGGCGTGCTGCGACACTTTCCGGGCCGCGGCCGACGAGCAACTCGCCGTCTGGGCGACAAGAGTCGGCGTCGAGATGATCCGCCACCAGCCGGGCGCGGACCCCGGGGCCGTCGCCTTCGACGCCGCCGAGGCCGCCGTCGCGCGCGGCATCGACGTCCTGGTGGTGGACACGGCCGGGCGCCTCCACACCCAGGACCACCTGATGCGCGAACTCGGGAAGATTCGCCGGGTCCTCGAAAAGAAAATCCCCGGCGCGCCCCACGAGGTGCTCCTGGTGCTGGACGCGACGACGGGCCAGAACGCCATCGCCCAGGCCAAAGAGTTTCGCGCCGCCATCGACGTCACGGGCGTGTTCCTGGCGAAACTCGACGGGACCGCCAAGGGCGGCATCGTCCTGGAAATCAAACGGGAACTGGGGATTCCGGTCAAGTTCGTCGGCATCGGCGAAAAGGCCGACGACATCGCCCCGTTCGACCCGGACACTTTCGTCGAGGCGCTCTTCGGCACAGGCGAGGAATAG
- a CDS encoding acetylxylan esterase has product MNTLAIVAAVAVAAAAAVPGSTALFKEPRQTEDAAREQLAGFARTYSDKASWEARARNIRACLLREAHLEPLPAKCDLKPIIRGRQERKGYTVENVAFESLPGFFVTGNLYRPADPQARKPMAAVLCPHGHSKKGRLADYTQTRCAGLARMGAIVFAYDMVGFNDCDQVTHKDPNVLALQVWDSIRAVDFLLSLPEVDPKRIGCTGESGGGTQTFLLGAADDRVAVLVPCVQVSAHFFGGCQCESGLAIHKSDRHETNNVEFAALAAPRPQLLISDGKDWTKNLPGVEFPYIWNVYRLYGAQDKVENAHFADEGHDYGPAKRLAMYKFMARYLHLNLKAIVSNAGALDESDAVAPEESLKVFTSDHPRPEGSLAGTDAVNAALEKAKAAAK; this is encoded by the coding sequence ATGAACACGCTTGCGATAGTGGCGGCAGTGGCGGTGGCGGCAGCGGCAGCCGTGCCAGGCTCGACGGCGCTTTTCAAGGAGCCCCGGCAGACGGAGGATGCGGCACGCGAGCAACTCGCCGGCTTCGCCAGGACCTACTCCGACAAGGCCTCCTGGGAGGCCCGCGCCAGGAACATCCGCGCGTGCCTCCTGCGGGAGGCGCACCTTGAGCCGCTGCCCGCCAAGTGCGACTTAAAGCCCATCATCCGAGGCCGGCAGGAACGCAAGGGCTACACCGTCGAGAACGTCGCCTTCGAGAGCCTCCCCGGGTTCTTCGTCACGGGCAACCTGTATCGTCCGGCGGACCCGCAGGCCAGGAAGCCGATGGCCGCCGTTCTCTGCCCGCATGGGCACAGCAAGAAGGGGCGCCTGGCGGACTACACGCAGACGCGGTGCGCAGGGCTGGCCCGCATGGGCGCAATAGTCTTCGCCTACGACATGGTCGGCTTCAACGACTGCGACCAGGTGACCCACAAGGACCCAAACGTCCTCGCGCTCCAGGTCTGGGACAGCATCCGGGCGGTGGATTTCCTGCTGTCGCTGCCCGAGGTGGACCCGAAGCGCATCGGGTGCACGGGCGAATCGGGCGGCGGCACGCAGACATTCCTCCTGGGTGCTGCGGACGACCGCGTGGCCGTGCTGGTGCCGTGCGTCCAGGTGTCGGCCCACTTCTTCGGCGGGTGCCAGTGCGAGAGCGGCCTGGCGATCCACAAGAGCGACCGCCACGAAACCAACAACGTGGAGTTTGCGGCCCTGGCGGCCCCGCGGCCACAACTCCTCATCTCCGACGGCAAGGACTGGACGAAGAACCTCCCCGGCGTCGAGTTCCCGTACATCTGGAACGTGTACCGCCTCTACGGAGCACAGGACAAGGTTGAGAACGCCCACTTTGCCGACGAGGGGCACGACTACGGCCCGGCGAAACGCCTGGCCATGTATAAATTCATGGCAAGGTATCTACACCTGAATCTGAAGGCCATCGTCAGCAACGCCGGGGCGCTGGATGAGTCGGATGCGGTCGCGCCCGAGGAGAGCCTGAAGGTCTTCACGTCCGACCATCCGCGTCCGGAGGGCTCGCTGGCGGGCACCGACGCCGTCAATGCGGCCCTTGAGAAGGCCAAGGCCGCGGCGAAGTGA
- the ribE gene encoding 6,7-dimethyl-8-ribityllumazine synthase, which translates to MANVYQGRLVAGKHRFGVVVSRFNEFISSKLLAGCLDALERHGADPEAVDVVWTPGSLEMPIVAKRLAESGRYGAVICLGAVIRGQTPHFDYVAAEVAKGVAHVALESGVPVIFGVITADTLEQAIERAGTKAGNKGADAAAGAIEMANLLDALPSGKRGR; encoded by the coding sequence ATGGCGAACGTCTATCAGGGCCGGCTGGTGGCGGGGAAGCACCGGTTCGGCGTCGTGGTGTCGCGGTTCAACGAGTTCATCTCGTCGAAACTGCTGGCCGGTTGCCTCGACGCGCTGGAGCGTCACGGGGCGGACCCGGAGGCGGTGGACGTCGTCTGGACGCCGGGCTCGCTCGAGATGCCGATCGTCGCGAAGCGTCTGGCGGAGAGCGGCCGGTATGGAGCGGTCATCTGCCTCGGGGCGGTGATCCGCGGCCAGACGCCGCACTTCGACTACGTCGCGGCCGAGGTCGCCAAGGGCGTCGCGCACGTGGCCCTCGAGAGCGGCGTGCCGGTCATCTTCGGGGTGATCACGGCCGACACGCTGGAGCAGGCGATCGAGCGGGCCGGGACGAAGGCGGGCAACAAGGGCGCCGACGCCGCCGCCGGCGCCATCGAAATGGCCAACCTCCTGGACGCGCTGCCGTCGGGCAAGCGCGGCCGATAG
- a CDS encoding bacterioferritin: protein MAKTKADAGKVVDLLNEARARELGAILQYMAQHYELEDADFGKLAKVLKDTAIVEMKHAEKLAERILFLGGTPTSKPDGLAKKGETIPQMLATDIGLEADAVRLYNESALACAQARDQVSKKIFEELLADEEDHLDTFQNIADHVKQLGESYLATLAGGAAE from the coding sequence ATGGCCAAGACCAAAGCAGACGCCGGGAAGGTGGTCGACCTCTTGAACGAGGCACGGGCGAGGGAACTCGGGGCCATCCTCCAGTACATGGCCCAGCACTATGAACTCGAGGACGCAGACTTCGGCAAACTGGCCAAGGTCCTCAAGGACACCGCCATCGTCGAGATGAAGCACGCCGAAAAACTGGCCGAGCGGATCCTTTTCCTCGGCGGCACGCCGACGAGCAAGCCCGACGGTCTGGCCAAGAAGGGCGAGACGATTCCCCAGATGCTCGCCACGGACATCGGCCTCGAAGCCGACGCCGTCCGACTGTACAACGAATCCGCCCTCGCCTGCGCCCAGGCCCGCGACCAGGTCTCCAAGAAAATCTTCGAAGAACTCCTCGCCGATGAGGAGGACCATCTGGACACCTTCCAGAATATCGCCGACCACGTGAAGCAGTTGGGCGAATCGTACCTGGCGACGCTGGCCGGCGGCGCGGCCGAGTAG